In a genomic window of Proteobacteria bacterium CG1_02_64_396:
- a CDS encoding histidine--tRNA ligase: MSNPIRPVRGTFDILPPDIGRWQVLEERVRNQLGRAGFSEWRTPILESTDLFKRSIGDTTDIVSKEMYTLTTESGESLTLRPEGTAAVVRALLSNRSGQLVEERICYMGPMFRHERPQKGRYRQFHQVGVEWFGREDAAADVELLTIAVDLLDALEIGETTLEVNSVGCSECRPTYRQALLDFLAPRQAQLCEHCQERYTRNPLRVLDCKNEGCRAIAADAPKITDHLCPTCDAHWKGVVHGLERAGIPFIANARLVRGLDYYTRTVFEFVSSQLGAQSTVLAGGRYDGLVTQLGGPATPAVGFAAGIERLLLISSLDAPERVVDAIIIAVGEEPRAEGVRIARTLRGEGLTVMTAPDGSFKRQMKHADRVQAQMALILGEEELAAGEVTVKPMHGDVPQHRISIAELPFIMGSE, encoded by the coding sequence GTGTCCAACCCGATCCGTCCCGTCCGCGGCACCTTCGACATTCTTCCCCCCGACATTGGCCGCTGGCAGGTTTTGGAGGAGCGGGTGCGCAACCAGTTGGGGCGGGCCGGCTTCTCCGAATGGCGCACCCCCATCCTCGAATCGACCGACTTGTTCAAGCGCTCCATCGGCGACACCACCGACATCGTCAGCAAAGAGATGTACACCCTGACCACCGAAAGCGGGGAGTCGCTGACCCTGCGTCCCGAGGGGACCGCCGCAGTGGTGCGAGCGCTGCTTTCGAACCGTAGCGGGCAGTTGGTCGAGGAACGCATCTGCTACATGGGTCCCATGTTTCGCCACGAGCGGCCCCAGAAGGGGCGCTACCGGCAGTTTCATCAGGTCGGGGTCGAGTGGTTCGGACGTGAGGATGCCGCCGCCGACGTCGAACTGCTGACCATCGCCGTCGATCTGCTCGACGCCCTGGAGATCGGCGAGACGACATTGGAGGTCAACTCGGTGGGTTGCTCCGAGTGCCGTCCCACCTACCGCCAAGCGCTGCTCGACTTCCTCGCCCCCCGTCAGGCGCAGCTGTGCGAACACTGCCAGGAGCGCTACACCCGCAATCCGCTGCGGGTGCTCGACTGCAAAAACGAGGGGTGCCGGGCCATCGCCGCCGACGCCCCCAAGATTACCGATCACCTGTGCCCCACCTGCGACGCCCACTGGAAAGGGGTCGTCCATGGTTTGGAGCGGGCGGGGATCCCCTTCATTGCCAACGCCCGGTTGGTGCGCGGTTTGGATTACTACACCCGCACCGTCTTTGAGTTCGTCAGCAGCCAGCTCGGCGCCCAGAGCACGGTGCTGGCGGGGGGACGCTACGACGGTTTGGTGACTCAACTCGGCGGCCCCGCCACCCCGGCGGTCGGCTTTGCCGCCGGAATCGAGCGGCTGCTGCTGATTTCGTCCCTGGATGCTCCCGAGCGGGTGGTCGACGCCATCATCATCGCGGTGGGGGAGGAGCCCCGCGCCGAGGGGGTGCGGATTGCCCGGACTCTGCGCGGCGAGGGACTGACCGTCATGACCGCCCCCGATGGTTCGTTCAAACGGCAGATGAAACATGCCGACCGGGTCCAGGCCCAGATGGCGTTGATCCTCGGGGAGGAGGAGCTGGCCGCCGGAGAGGTCACCGTCAAGCCGATGCACGGCGATGTGCCGCAACACCGCATTTCGATTGCCGAGCTGCCCTTCATCATGGGCAGCGAGTAA
- a CDS encoding zinc metalloprotease HtpX, which yields MKRILLFLATNLAIVIVLSITMQLLGVEPYLNQNGLNLQSLLIFSFIFGMGGSFISLAISKWSAKRMTGAVVIEQPQNEAEAWLVRTVQRQAQQAGIGMPEVAIYDAPDPNAFATGMSRNSSLVAVSTGLLRSMDKEAVEAVLAHEISHIANGDMVTLTLIQGVVNTFVIFFSRVIGNFVDKVIFKNERGQGAAFWVTTILAEIVLGILASIIVMWFSRQREFRADAGSARLVGAPKMVAALQALQRAHEPAMPNQMTAMGISGKRSSRFGHLFLSHPPLEERIAALRGQGAAPRQPTVQQTPKSGPWGETR from the coding sequence ATGAAGCGCATACTACTTTTTCTCGCCACCAACCTGGCCATCGTCATCGTTCTGTCGATCACCATGCAGCTGCTGGGGGTCGAGCCTTACCTGAATCAAAACGGCTTGAACCTGCAATCGTTGCTGATCTTCTCGTTCATCTTCGGCATGGGGGGCTCCTTCATTTCGCTGGCGATCTCCAAGTGGAGCGCCAAGCGGATGACCGGCGCCGTCGTCATCGAACAACCCCAAAACGAGGCCGAGGCCTGGCTGGTGCGCACCGTGCAGCGCCAGGCGCAGCAGGCGGGGATCGGCATGCCCGAGGTCGCTATCTACGACGCCCCCGATCCCAACGCCTTTGCCACCGGCATGAGCCGCAACAGCTCCCTGGTGGCGGTCAGCACCGGGCTGCTGCGCTCGATGGACAAAGAGGCGGTCGAGGCGGTGTTGGCCCACGAAATCAGCCACATCGCCAATGGCGACATGGTCACCCTGACCCTGATCCAGGGGGTGGTGAACACCTTCGTGATCTTCTTCTCGCGGGTGATCGGCAACTTCGTCGACAAGGTGATCTTCAAAAACGAGCGAGGACAGGGGGCCGCCTTTTGGGTGACCACCATCCTGGCCGAAATCGTTTTGGGCATCCTCGCCTCGATCATCGTCATGTGGTTTTCGCGTCAGCGGGAATTCCGGGCCGATGCCGGTTCCGCCCGGCTGGTCGGAGCGCCCAAGATGGTCGCCGCCCTGCAAGCGTTGCAACGCGCCCATGAGCCCGCCATGCCCAACCAGATGACGGCGATGGGAATTTCGGGCAAGCGGAGCAGCCGCTTCGGCCACCTCTTTTTAAGCCACCCCCCGCTGGAGGAGCGCATCGCCGCTTTGCGCGGCCAGGGCGCCGCTCCCCGCCAGCCCACCGTCCAGCAGACCCCCAAGTCGGGCCCCTGGGGCGAGACCCGCTAA
- a CDS encoding chorismate synthase — protein sequence MAGDTFGSIFRVSTAGESHGAGLLAIVEGCPPGLPLSEADLQGDLDRRRPGQSKLTTQRQEGDQVEILSGVFEGRTTGTPIGLLIRNTDQRSKDYGNLSETFRPGHADWGYWHKYGIRDHRGGGRSSARETAMRVAAGAIAKKFLGQYGVAIHAWVSAIGAARIAQVDLNRIGQNPLFCPDENAVAAMTAEVEAARNAGDSIGAELQVLATGMPVGLGEPVFDRLDADIAKALMGINAVKGVEIGDGFGVVGQRGSQHGDEITPEGFVGNHAGGVLGGISSGQDLLARLAIKPTSSIAIPRRSIDKQGHPIEVVTHGRHDPCVGIRAVPIAEAMVALVLMDHWLRHRAQTGRDPQSLAATLAGMGGG from the coding sequence ATGGCTGGCGATACGTTTGGATCGATATTCCGGGTAAGTACGGCGGGCGAAAGCCACGGCGCCGGCCTGCTGGCCATCGTCGAGGGGTGCCCCCCCGGCCTGCCGCTCAGCGAGGCCGACCTGCAAGGCGACCTCGACCGCCGCCGTCCTGGCCAATCCAAACTCACCACCCAGCGCCAAGAGGGTGATCAAGTCGAGATCCTCTCTGGGGTGTTCGAGGGCAGGACCACTGGCACCCCCATAGGTTTACTCATCCGCAATACCGACCAGCGCAGCAAGGATTACGGCAACCTCAGTGAGACCTTCCGGCCCGGCCATGCCGATTGGGGGTACTGGCACAAATATGGGATCCGCGACCATCGCGGCGGCGGGCGCTCCTCGGCTCGGGAGACCGCCATGCGGGTCGCTGCCGGGGCGATTGCCAAGAAATTCCTCGGTCAGTATGGGGTGGCGATTCACGCCTGGGTCAGCGCCATCGGCGCCGCCCGCATCGCCCAAGTCGACCTGAATCGGATCGGCCAAAACCCTCTGTTTTGCCCCGACGAAAACGCCGTGGCCGCCATGACCGCCGAGGTCGAAGCGGCCCGCAATGCGGGTGATTCTATCGGCGCCGAGTTGCAGGTGCTGGCGACCGGAATGCCGGTGGGGTTGGGGGAGCCGGTATTCGACCGACTCGATGCCGACATCGCCAAGGCGCTGATGGGGATCAACGCAGTCAAGGGGGTCGAGATCGGGGATGGGTTTGGCGTGGTCGGGCAGCGCGGTTCTCAACACGGCGATGAAATCACCCCCGAAGGATTCGTCGGTAACCATGCCGGAGGGGTGCTCGGGGGGATTTCCTCGGGGCAGGATTTGCTTGCCCGTCTGGCCATTAAACCGACCTCCTCGATTGCCATCCCCCGCCGCTCCATCGACAAGCAAGGCCATCCCATCGAGGTTGTCACCCACGGCCGCCACGATCCCTGCGTGGGGATCCGCGCCGTCCCCATCGCCGAGGCGATGGTGGCGCTGGTGTTGATGGATCACTGGTTGCGCCACCGCGCCCAGACCGGGCGCGACCCGCAATCGTTGGCGGCGACCTTGGCGGGGATGGGGGGGGGATAG
- a CDS encoding glutamate-1-semialdehyde-2,1-aminomutase: MSADSSQLFERARRVIPGGVNSPVRAFRAVGGHPPFIQSASGPFITDVSGKRYLDYVGSWGPMILGHAHPEVLKAVCDVAQGGTSFGAPTEAEIRLAEMVVDLVPSVEMVRMVSSGTEATMSAIRLARAATKRDDIIKFDGGYHGHSDGLLVKAGSGAATFGEPDSPGVPADYARHTITLPYNDGSAVDAYLEQNGHNVAAIIVEPVAGNMGCVPPIPGYLERLREACTRHGVVLIFDEVMTGFRVALGGAQAHYGVTPDLTTMGKVIGGGLPVGAFGGKRELMELISPAGPVYQAGTLSGNPLAMAAGIKTLELISVPGFFEELSAKVAFLVDGIVGIAAKADVAIAASRVGGMFGLFFREGPVHNFAQAQGSDLTRFNAWFQGMLARGQYLAPSQFEAGFVSAAHTQAHLEQTLAAATEVLSGLK, translated from the coding sequence ATGAGTGCCGATTCGTCCCAGTTGTTCGAGCGTGCCCGTCGCGTCATCCCCGGTGGGGTCAATTCCCCGGTTCGGGCCTTCCGGGCGGTGGGGGGGCATCCCCCCTTCATCCAAAGCGCCAGTGGTCCCTTCATTACCGACGTGAGTGGCAAGCGGTACCTTGACTACGTTGGTTCTTGGGGACCGATGATCCTGGGTCATGCCCACCCCGAGGTTCTCAAGGCGGTGTGCGACGTGGCCCAGGGGGGGACCTCCTTCGGCGCCCCCACCGAGGCCGAGATTCGCCTGGCCGAGATGGTGGTCGATTTGGTGCCCAGCGTAGAGATGGTGCGCATGGTCAGTTCGGGGACCGAGGCGACCATGAGCGCCATCCGGCTTGCCCGGGCCGCCACCAAGCGTGACGACATCATCAAGTTCGACGGCGGTTATCACGGCCATTCCGACGGCCTGTTGGTCAAGGCCGGTTCCGGCGCCGCCACCTTTGGCGAGCCCGATTCCCCCGGCGTCCCCGCCGACTACGCCCGCCACACGATCACCTTACCCTACAACGACGGCTCCGCGGTCGATGCCTATCTTGAGCAAAACGGGCACAACGTCGCGGCGATCATCGTCGAGCCGGTGGCAGGCAACATGGGCTGCGTCCCCCCGATCCCCGGTTACCTGGAGCGGCTGCGCGAGGCTTGCACCCGTCACGGCGTGGTCTTGATTTTCGACGAGGTGATGACCGGCTTCCGAGTCGCCCTGGGGGGTGCCCAGGCCCACTACGGGGTCACCCCCGATTTGACCACCATGGGTAAGGTGATCGGCGGCGGTCTGCCGGTGGGTGCCTTTGGCGGCAAGCGCGAACTGATGGAGCTGATCTCCCCCGCCGGTCCGGTTTATCAGGCGGGCACTTTGTCGGGAAACCCTCTGGCGATGGCGGCGGGGATCAAAACCCTGGAGTTGATCTCGGTCCCCGGCTTCTTCGAGGAGTTGAGCGCCAAGGTCGCTTTCCTGGTCGATGGGATTGTCGGCATCGCCGCCAAGGCCGATGTGGCGATTGCCGCCAGCAGGGTGGGGGGAATGTTCGGCCTCTTCTTCCGGGAGGGACCAGTGCACAACTTCGCCCAGGCCCAGGGGAGCGATCTGACCCGCTTCAACGCCTGGTTTCAGGGGATGCTGGCTCGCGGTCAATACCTGGCCCCCTCCCAATTCGAGGCCGGATTCGTCTCGGCAGCCCACACCCAGGCCCATCTAGAACAAACCCTGGCGGCGGCGACCGAGGTGTTGAGCGGTTTGAAGTAA
- a CDS encoding pyrimidine 5'-nucleotidase yields MNRATGLHRCLPPQPVWLIDLDNTLYSAHRDVFPAMDRKMTAYIMALLSLDAAAANALRQRYWVRYGTTLKGLMRHHRVDPDDFLHAVHDIPLDELTPDGRLRAVLNRLPGARVLYTNASMGHARRVLHRLGVTNRFTGIVSIETLNYEPKPHRQALSQLLAGLPGGPKIMVEDSLANLKSAKQLGIKTVWVAPNRGRPILPPWVDRWIPDIYALPRIIPGLVGPFAARAGAPPRRNGNRFPPA; encoded by the coding sequence GTGAATCGCGCCACGGGGCTCCACCGCTGCCTCCCCCCCCAACCGGTGTGGTTGATCGACCTGGACAACACCCTCTACTCAGCCCACCGCGACGTCTTCCCCGCCATGGATCGCAAGATGACCGCCTACATCATGGCGCTGCTGAGTTTGGACGCGGCGGCAGCCAATGCGCTGCGCCAGCGTTACTGGGTGCGGTATGGCACGACCCTCAAGGGGCTGATGCGCCACCATCGGGTCGATCCCGACGATTTCTTACACGCCGTGCACGACATCCCCCTGGATGAACTCACCCCCGACGGTCGGCTGCGGGCCGTCTTGAATCGGTTGCCGGGGGCCAGGGTGCTCTACACCAACGCCTCGATGGGGCACGCCCGGCGGGTGCTGCACCGACTTGGGGTCACCAACCGCTTTACGGGGATCGTCTCGATCGAAACCCTGAACTACGAGCCCAAGCCGCATCGCCAGGCGCTTTCGCAGCTGTTGGCGGGGCTTCCGGGGGGGCCTAAAATCATGGTCGAAGATAGCTTGGCCAACCTGAAGAGTGCCAAACAGTTGGGGATCAAGACGGTCTGGGTTGCCCCGAACCGGGGCCGCCCCATCCTACCCCCCTGGGTCGACCGCTGGATCCCCGACATCTATGCTCTACCCCGCATCATTCCTGGCTTGGTTGGCCCTTTCGCCGCCAGAGCAGGAGCACCGCCCCGGCGCAATGGAAACCGTTTTCCCCCGGCCTAA